From the genome of Pseudomonas mohnii:
TTGCCACCGGTCCATGGCCTGGGAAAGCCGATGGAATTTTTCGTGGCCGGCCAAATCTCCTGTTCAACGAGCAGCGTTTCGTTTAATCGCCACCTGATGTCAGGGGCAGTCGAAATGCATGGCCCAGGAGAATGACCTCATGACCGTGTTCACACTTTTGTCCGGCACGTCCTCGACACTGACTGATTCAAGTCATGAACAGTGCCGCGACCTCTACGGCGTGTTGTACAGCAATGCTCCCGATGCCGGATCAAGGGGGGAAACCTTCCTGCGCCAACAACTGGCCCGCGCCGCTGAGCTGCCATGTGACTTGCCCGAAACGCCGGAGCAATTGTCGGCATGGGCCGAACTGCATTGTGCCGAGGTGGCACGCGACTATGCCCGGTACATCGAGGAGCGCCAGCAGGGCGGCGCACGGCGTTATTTTCAGAACAAGGCTCACGCGCTGTATTTCCTGCAACGGGTCGCGCCGACCAAAGAGGTCGATGGCGCCTGGCTGGAGGGGGTGGTGGATTGCTGGCAGGACCAACGGTTCGACGGTCTGCTGACCACCTACCTCGAGGAACTCGGCAGTGGCGACCCCCGGCAGAACCATGTGGTGATTTACCGCCAGTTACTGGCCGACCATGACGCGCAGGATCAGCAAGGGCTGGATGACCAGTACTTTCTGCAAGGCGCGATTCAACTGGCGCTGGGACGCTGCGGCGCGGCGTTCATGCCGGAGGTGATCGGCTACAACCTCGGTTACGAGCAACTGCCGTTGCACCTGTTGATCAGCGCCTATGAACTGCGTGAGCTGGGCATTGATCCGTATTATTTCACCCTGCATGTGACCATCGACAACGTCAGCAGCGGACATGCACGCAAGGCCATCCAGGCGCTGCTGGACTTGATGCCTGTTGACGAGGGGCGGGACGAGTTCTATCGCCGCGTGGCACTGGGTTATCGCCTCAACGATCTGGGAACAGGCTCGACGGCGGTGATACAGGGCTTCGATTTGCATCGCGAAGTGCTCGCCATGCTCGAGCGCAAACGCAGCTTCGGTCAGCACATGCATTCCGACTACTGCCGGATCGAGGGCAAGACCGTGAACGAGTGGCTGTCGGCGCCCGGGCAGGTGGAGGACTTTCTCGGCGCACTGGAGCGCAAGGGTTGGATCAAGCGCCATTGTCCACCACAGGAAAGTCGCTTCTGGAATTTGATCGAAGGCAGCACCGCCGCCATGTTCGGCGTGTTCAGTGGTTACGAGAAGCAGCTGCTGCGCGACTGGATGGCCGGTGACTGGCAAGACCCGAAAAGTCAGCCATCACCGCGTCGCAAGCACGACGAGAACCACGCCGACGCCGGGTGGGCGGATGATCCGGAACTCAAGGCATTGCAGGACTCTCTGAGCGAGCAATCGCCACGGCAACAGCTTGAGTCGTTGATTCCGTGGCTGTCGGCACAGCGTCATTGCCGTCCGGCCGGGCTCTACGCCACCCGACGCTTCATTGAATTGCGTACCCGTCTGCGCTGACCCCTTTGCACTGACTCAAGGAGCGCCACATGTCAGTACAACAAAACGCCGATCAAGGCTTACTGGAGTTGGGCAAGCGCCTGCTCGCCGGGCATTATCGTTTCGTCACCCCGACGCCGTTGACCCACCAAAGGGTTCTTCAGCGCCTGGCGACACCGCTGGCCAGGGACCTGCGCGATGTTTTCGGTTGGTCGATGCCGTTCGATCACCGGTTGTTTGCGACGGAGGGACTGGCGGCGCTGGAGCAGGCAGGCATCGTCGAAAGGGATGGCTCGCTGTGGCGCAGCACCGTGCGCTGGTCAACCCTCGAAGGATTGCTGTTCGCCCATTCGGCGTACCCGACGACCCAGGCCGACTCGGTGTTTTTCGGTCCCGACAGCTACCGCTTTGCCCGGTTGATCGAAGCGCATTTGCAGCAGTGTTTCGAGCCTGTGCGGCGCGTGGTGGACATCGGTTGTGGTGCCGGCGTCGGCGCGTTGATCGTCGCCCGCGCCCGACGGGACGCCCAAGTGCTGGCCGTGGACATCAACCCGCGAGCGCTGCGACTGTCGGCCGTCAACGCCGAGTTGGCCGGGGCCAGCAACGTCACGGTCTATCACAGCGATGTGCTGGGCAGCGTCGAAGGTGCATTCGATCTGATCATCGCCAACCCGCCCTATATGAACGACAGCCAGCACCGCGCCTATCGCGATGGCGGTGGCGCCTTGGGCGAAGCCCTGTCACTGCGCATCGTTCGCGAAGCGTTGCCGCGCCTGCACGTGGGCGGCAGCCTGGTGCTGTA
Proteins encoded in this window:
- a CDS encoding methyltransferase, with product MSVQQNADQGLLELGKRLLAGHYRFVTPTPLTHQRVLQRLATPLARDLRDVFGWSMPFDHRLFATEGLAALEQAGIVERDGSLWRSTVRWSTLEGLLFAHSAYPTTQADSVFFGPDSYRFARLIEAHLQQCFEPVRRVVDIGCGAGVGALIVARARRDAQVLAVDINPRALRLSAVNAELAGASNVTVYHSDVLGSVEGAFDLIIANPPYMNDSQHRAYRDGGGALGEALSLRIVREALPRLHVGGSLVLYTGVAMVAGSDPFLEAVLPMLSGDTFAWTYRELDPDVFGEELLKPGYERAERIAAVALTVTRRREA
- a CDS encoding iron-containing redox enzyme family protein; protein product: MTVFTLLSGTSSTLTDSSHEQCRDLYGVLYSNAPDAGSRGETFLRQQLARAAELPCDLPETPEQLSAWAELHCAEVARDYARYIEERQQGGARRYFQNKAHALYFLQRVAPTKEVDGAWLEGVVDCWQDQRFDGLLTTYLEELGSGDPRQNHVVIYRQLLADHDAQDQQGLDDQYFLQGAIQLALGRCGAAFMPEVIGYNLGYEQLPLHLLISAYELRELGIDPYYFTLHVTIDNVSSGHARKAIQALLDLMPVDEGRDEFYRRVALGYRLNDLGTGSTAVIQGFDLHREVLAMLERKRSFGQHMHSDYCRIEGKTVNEWLSAPGQVEDFLGALERKGWIKRHCPPQESRFWNLIEGSTAAMFGVFSGYEKQLLRDWMAGDWQDPKSQPSPRRKHDENHADAGWADDPELKALQDSLSEQSPRQQLESLIPWLSAQRHCRPAGLYATRRFIELRTRLR